Below is a genomic region from Raphanus sativus cultivar WK10039 chromosome 4, ASM80110v3, whole genome shotgun sequence.
taacattatgttattttaattaaatgtataattttggatatataatatctctattgtttggttattatttggatatatcaTATAACATTTACTGTTTCAATTCAATTAAGATATTTTTgtaatacaaattaaaattttgattttttaaaaaattttcatGTAGTTTGATTCTTAtcttagatttttatatatatatatatatatatatttaataagattatgtataatttaatgtatatgttgttttgataattaaatagtaaaaataaactgaaaGTGTCGATCAATTCAaagttacataaataaatataacaatgaTACTTAATTGCAATAGTTGgtcaatatatttataaaattatttgagaatttcatatttatttagtaatatgTTGAGTcgttctataatttatatatataaaaatatcactataagtgaaaatatattattttttgtttactgtttgactttttgtaaaaaaaattggattgttTTAATTACTCATTTATTGGTATTTCGAGTTACATATGAATCAAATTCAAGTATAATTATTTCTAatctatttcaaccaaatcatattaattgtattcattgcatttgtttggttttcatcttagatgtgtatatatttataaatttctagTTGTAAATAGCTCcaagaaaatgttaattttataggacttagtaatttaatatatgttaattttcaaaaataaaattaacaaaataaagtaattatatgtacaaaatttcataaaaacataaatgatacattctaaaaagaaagattaattatttactatcatatcaagattattttctaaagttttcctttttcataaaatcacattatatttaaaatattttcgttttaagttttataaatattcactttatcatatatgttatttgaagATTATAAAAGGGAACATAAAAAGAAGATTACATTAAATTTTGTTCACTAAAGATATCTTAATAtcattatttatgttatttaaattattttttaataatttgagatATAGATTGATTTAGATAAAATGCttcatacttttaaaatatatattatgttgtttaaggttatgttttaaaaggggaattttttcttttcatttaaaatcaagattattttgtaaaatttccttattatgaattatactatatatttttcgtttttaaaattaaaatttttcttttatataagttatttgaaaaaaaagtaaaaggaaaccctaaataaaaaaggaaaaataagataaaataaatatttaataataattagatatatttgattcattaagggtatcattgtaatcaaccaccgtgagagttaacgtgagcgcgacacgtaagaaactgacttctcaaataatattatacagaTTAACACAGCCTAATATACACACATAGTTTGGGGCCCGATCATTTAAATCATTTGCTTTAACCTAGTAAAATTGTCATAATTATTCTTTTTAGTTCTTGATAATAATGTAGAAGAATcatgttgttttattttattgttggtTGTATTTATTCTGTTCATCTGGAATAAAATGAATACAATTATGTTTTGGGGTTTAGGTTACATGGGTAAATATcttaagttttaatattattcagttaacttaaataaataaagacattaggtttttggtttgattcagTTCAAAATGAACCATTTGTGTTCTTAAACTAACCGAATACAAGTTaggacatatatatatttgtttggtttcaagttagtttgatttggtttggttctcatccctattaaaagttaaaacatgtTAATATACACATAGATTGAGGCCCGGTATAGATCCGCAGACATGAGTCGAAGAAGAAAGCCCAGTAAAAGAGGGGAAAGGCCCAGTAAAAGTTGTTATTGCGTAAGTAAAACGGGACAAATGTTTCATATGACCTTATTATGCCTTGGGTATCTGGAGACTGGAATGCTATCTTCTCttactccaccttcaagcttACATCACATTATAGATTGTGTTAGAATATTTTAAAGCTCTACTTCATGTGCAAGCTCTCTCGTCAAGCCATAGTTTATGAGATTTGGAGAAAAATGAATTACTACATCAAGGTGTTTTAAGACCTGTGAAGGAAGAAAACTTGTTTTCTTATTTCACAACCAACCCCACTGAAAACACACAGAAATTGAACTTCATTCCAGGTTCCAACTCATCCTTTCTCTGTGTTTATATCTTGGTACTTTCAGTAGAACCCTATATTCTACACGTTATTGTCTCTGGTTTGGagttataaatattaagtaGTAGTTGTATATCTAGTAGCAATCAACAGAGCCGGCCTTGACATAAAGCAGATGAAACATGTGTTTCCAGTCGCCCATAAAAGGCGTCATGTGCATAACTTTTTTTCAGccaatttttttctgttttaggCTTGTGGCCATCAAAAGTTTAGTACCGGCTCTGGCAACCAACTCCGAAATaccaagaaacaaaagaactccCTCACTGTTTTTTCTACTGATACTAGTTTCTCTTTATCCCATTGCAATAGTCGTCGATTGTCACGATTGAGTACACGACCCGCAAGGTTGTTAATGCATTGGATATTGCTCCATTTGAAAATTGGTCAGCTGTTTCGTAGAAAAAATGAGCGGATACACGGCAAGTTTCTCCCATATACACTCTTCAAAATTCTCTATCTTGTCTTGAGTCGTTTCTAAGAAAACGATTGATCACTCTTCAAAAAAGGCATGAACCAAAGCATCAACTATTCCGTAGGTAAATGTCTCAAAAAATCAGTTAGaaaattattaacaaataataaataaaacaaatttttttttttgtaaaaatacatTGAATAACTTGAATTTGGAGAAAAATAATCAACaaataatagtttattttaagttttacaTGATctaatccaaaatataaaactacAGAAAAACTagcaaatattttataagaacgaaaacaagaaaattcatttatgatattatttttgaCGTTTCATCAAAACTCAACCGATggaaataaaaatgaaaaaaatatcatgGTTATCTTTTTGTGTGGTTACGATGCTCaatcttaaaaatattcatatgaaaattaaaagaaaaacacagcaatgattaataaagtaaaattttgtttttctaaattaataaatttctatTAATAAAGTAGAAATTTATCGCATTTGAAAATTtatccaataaaatttattagtaaaaCATGAGTATAATGTTATTTTCTCTATTAAGTTCTAATGAACTATTGTTCGGTTGAGTTTAACCTTTTATTCTTAGACTATGGTAACTATGATAGTTACAGTAATACATTTCAAATTtgtgattttaaatataaaataaagtaggTTACAATTATATTTccacaaacacaaaaaaaatctgtaaattCATTGCATATTGATAATTTAGAAATCAAATTTAgctattaataaaaattagagtTATAAACCCCTACttagtttaattatatttctaataatCATTTGGTTCATTTTTTCATTTACAGactaaaatacaaaacaaaatcatttttcagttttaaaagGTAAATAATGAGTAAATGATATATCACGATCAAATATTCATTTGTATTTCTTTCTATAATGCAAAACATAATATCTAATATTATCATCTTTTGCATCATTAAATATTAAtgcaaaaaattacaaaacacatatataaaaatctatattcaaatatatactaaaatgtaaaatatgtttAGTTGTTTTTGAAATTACTCAACCGTCCGTAAAGCGGGTTTAACTTTAGTAAACATAAGATTGAAATCCGGTATAGATCTGCAGAGGGAAAGGCCCagtaagagttttttttttcaagtttaaGTATTGATTTTAGATCAAGGCCCAGTAAGAGTTTCTATCACGTATGTAACACAAATATTTCATAGGACCCTATGCGGCTATGCCATGGGTATTTAGAAATTAGAATACTATCTTTTTCTCTCGTGTGAAAGGCCAATTCCTTCATCCATGAATCATGATGGCCCACCGTCAAGCTTTCAGGCTTACAGCACATTATAGATTGGGTCAGAATATCCAAACAAACTCTACTTTATgtgcaattatattttgtaagatTTGGAAAGAAAGGAACTCTGGACTCTATCAAGGTGTTTTAAGACTTTCTAATGTGTTGATCAAACATTTACGGAAAGCCCTTTGAATCAAACTTTCACTTTGGACAACGATAATCCCTCTCCATTTCGTTTTACAAAACTGGAGTGACGTTTtacatgaaaataatataacagAACATTATTGACTCATTTTTCCGCTGCTTTGTACAAAACAGCATGAAATATAAATGGATGCGATGATAACAAACAATAATATAACATTATAATCATACTATAATTGCTACACTAGTTTTCAATGCTTGCATTCAAATAGATTTTTGCCGCAAGTattagtttgattttttattttttatgacaACAAATGGTCTCATTACTATTCCTTCAGGGTTCAGCTAAAGTGTATAGTTAAGTTAATCATAATTGATAGCTAAACTGGAGAGATCAATTAGGGTTTTGCTTTTGACTAATTAAACATTTGTTCAAAACTTATGCatttctttttatcttactGAGTTATGGTGTATTTCTATTCgctaaattttaataacaaaaagtAAATTAAGTTCACAGCTGAGCGAGATTTTGCTATTGTCTAACACATGTGATTGTGACCTAAACAAAATATGCATGTTTATTAGTAGGAGTAGGTAttttacccgatatccgaaTCCGGCCCAAAAAACATGAACCAAAATCTGAATCgaaatagcaaaatacccgaatagaTACTGATCTAgaagagattggatatccgaatccAAACGAGTAATATCCGAATCTGAATGGATATCTGAAGtaaaccgaacatatgtatacttactcttatatattagtttacatctctcattttatttaaaatatttatattgatgttacatATAATTTAAGAtcatatattatacatataattacggaaaaaatgatttgatattcacttaaaatgcatgtcaagcttgttatttcatgtattaataaaatttatgttcaAATTCTAAAAACAATAGCCAAGTTAATgcctatttatttttgaaatgttacctttaaatctattaatcattcaatctattaaaaataaaaaatcagttaatcGAAAGCTAAATATTCAAATACAAGAAACTTAaagaattgaaaattttattctatttctttcaaaaatctaaatatctgaaCCTAGTTCGAAAAAACCGAACCCGGCTCGAAATACAGAAATACCCAAATAGATTATATACCCCTATACTGAAATATTCGAAAATCTAAAATACCCGATTCAAACCTAAAGGGATATCCGATTGAAACTAGTCTAGATTGAACGATTTGATGCTATAGAGAATACATCTCGTTTTAATGACCGTTAGTAACCATGAAACATTACAACCACATTGAATACACTTGTgaataatgatatatatttagtCAAACCAAGTCGGTTAAAGGTTGTGTATGTGTAATATATTCAAGCTTGTTTTTTTCACAACCAACATGCGATAAATCACAGAAATAACTTTCACTCCAAGTCATAAGTTCTGTGTGTTTATCTTTTCACACTTTTAGAACATAGATCGAACACATTATTATCACTATTTGGGGTTATAAAATATCCAAATCTCTACTCATATCCAAATCTTAATTTTCAACTCCCAATACAAGACAATAAAAACTTCCTCTCACGATGAACCAATTCGTTCAATTTTTTCTCTCTGTAATTGTAGTAAGTACCGTTGTCTCCGGCACCGTTGAAGACACTACCCATGAAATTGTTGATGCGCTGGCGTATGCCCAATTTCAAGAATGGTCAGCGGTTTTCATAGAAACAAACGACAAGATTCGAGGGGAGGTTCTCCCATCAACACTCTTCATTCCAAACTCCTCATACAGTGGTGGAGAAGACAATCATAAGTTGGCTGCATACCATGTTGTCTCAGAGAGGCTTGAGTTTGCGGATCTTCTCTCCAAGGCAAGTCAGTCTCGACTACCAACTCTTCTTACCAACTACTCAATCCTGGTAACCAACAATTCTGAATTTGGTTTTGCTGTGGACGGCGTTCTCATCACCGAACCTGACGTCTTCGTCGATACCTACATTGCCATCCACTTCATTGCATCTCCCCTTGATTTCGAAACGTATGGTCACGTCGAATCTAAGCCTAGCGGCAGCTATTCTACGGAATGGTCGTTTTTTTCCTTTATGCTCGTTACAGTTGTGGCTCGCATCATCTCGGAGATCCTTATTCTTTCGGGCTAGAGTTTTAAAATGGGCTAATAACTTTTCAATTACGGTCGTTTTCATTTTGTAACCGTTATT
It encodes:
- the LOC108853284 gene encoding putative fasciclin-like arabinogalactan protein 20 — translated: MNQFVQFFLSVIVVSTVVSGTVEDTTHEIVDALAYAQFQEWSAVFIETNDKIRGEVLPSTLFIPNSSYSGGEDNHKLAAYHVVSERLEFADLLSKASQSRLPTLLTNYSILVTNNSEFGFAVDGVLITEPDVFVDTYIAIHFIASPLDFETYGHVESKPSGSYSTEWSFFSFMLVTVVARIISEILILSG